One genomic window of Tatumella citrea includes the following:
- a CDS encoding YeaH/YhbH family protein produces MSYFIDRRLNGKNKSAVNRQRFLRRYKSQIKKSISEAINKRSVTDTGSGESVSIPVDDIREPMFHQGGGGERVRVHPGNDHFVTRDRIERNQGGGGGGSGQGEASQQGEGQDEFSFNISKDEYLDLLFEDLALPNLQKNNHNQVTEFKVHRAGYTANGVPSNISVVRSLQNSLARRTAMTAGKRRQLRELEQALETIQSKEPIQLLEEERLSAEIAELRASIARVPFIDTFDLRYKNFEKRPEPSSQAVMFCLMDVSGSMDQPTKDMAKRFYILLYLFLSRSYKNVDVVYIRHHTQAKEVDEQEFFYSQETGGTIVSSALKLMDEVIRERYDPLQWNIYAAQASDGDNWADDSPLCHQILASQILPVVRYYSYIEITRRAHQTLWREYEQLQNQFDNFAIQHIREPEDIYPVFRELFQRQTADN; encoded by the coding sequence ATGTCCTATTTTATCGATCGGCGTCTGAACGGTAAAAATAAGAGTGCCGTTAACCGGCAGCGCTTTTTACGCCGTTACAAATCACAGATTAAGAAGTCGATCTCTGAAGCAATTAACAAACGCTCAGTGACTGATACCGGAAGCGGTGAATCTGTTTCCATTCCTGTCGACGATATTCGCGAACCGATGTTTCACCAGGGCGGTGGCGGCGAACGGGTCCGTGTTCATCCTGGAAATGACCATTTTGTAACCCGCGACCGTATTGAACGTAATCAGGGCGGTGGCGGCGGTGGCAGTGGTCAGGGAGAAGCCAGCCAACAGGGTGAAGGTCAGGATGAGTTCAGCTTTAATATATCCAAAGATGAATATCTGGATCTTTTGTTCGAAGATCTGGCGTTACCCAATCTGCAAAAAAATAACCATAACCAGGTGACTGAATTTAAAGTTCATCGCGCCGGTTATACTGCCAACGGCGTCCCGTCCAATATCAGTGTTGTGCGTTCACTGCAAAATTCACTGGCGCGCCGGACTGCCATGACAGCAGGTAAACGTCGTCAGCTACGGGAACTGGAACAGGCGCTTGAAACGATTCAGTCTAAGGAACCGATTCAGTTACTTGAAGAGGAGCGTTTATCCGCAGAGATTGCCGAACTCAGAGCCAGCATTGCCCGGGTTCCGTTTATTGACACCTTCGACCTGCGATATAAGAATTTTGAAAAACGCCCGGAACCTTCCAGCCAGGCAGTGATGTTCTGCCTGATGGATGTCTCTGGTTCTATGGATCAGCCGACCAAGGATATGGCTAAACGTTTCTATATCCTGTTATATCTGTTCCTCAGTCGCAGCTACAAAAATGTTGATGTGGTCTATATTCGGCACCATACCCAGGCCAAAGAGGTCGACGAACAGGAATTCTTTTACTCACAGGAAACGGGCGGAACCATAGTATCAAGTGCGCTTAAGCTGATGGATGAGGTAATCAGGGAGCGTTATGACCCGTTACAGTGGAATATTTATGCCGCACAGGCATCCGATGGCGACAACTGGGCTGACGATTCACCATTATGTCATCAGATTCTGGCCAGTCAGATCCTGCCGGTCGTCCGTTACTACAGCTATATCGAAATTACCCGGCGCGCCCATCAGACGTTGTGGCGTGAATATGAACAATTACAGAATCAGTTTGATAATTTTGCGATACAACATATCCGCGAGCCAGAAGATATTTATCCGGTATTCCGGGAACTGTTTCAACGGCAAACCGCGGACAATTAA
- the gapA gene encoding glyceraldehyde-3-phosphate dehydrogenase: protein MTIKVGINGFGRIGRVVFRAAQQRSDIEIVAINDLLDAEYMAYMLKYDSTHGRFDGTVEVKDGALIVNGKKIRVTSERDPANLKWDEVGVDVVAEATGIFLTDETARKHIAAGAKKVVLTGPSKDDTPMFVRGANFDKYAGQDIVSNASCTTNCLAPLAKVINDNFGIVEGLMTTVHATTATQKTVDGPSHKDWRGGRGASQNIIPSSTGAAKAVGKVLPELNGKLTGMSLRVPTPNVSVVDLTVRLEKSATYEQIKDAIKAASQGPMKGVLGYTEDDVVSTDFNGESLTSVFDAKAGIALNDKFVKLVSWYDNETGYSHKVLDLIALVAAK, encoded by the coding sequence ATGACTATCAAAGTAGGTATTAACGGTTTTGGCCGTATCGGTCGTGTTGTTTTTCGTGCTGCGCAACAGCGTTCAGATATCGAGATCGTTGCAATCAACGACCTGCTCGACGCGGAATACATGGCTTACATGCTGAAATATGACTCCACTCATGGTCGGTTTGACGGTACTGTTGAAGTAAAAGACGGTGCACTGATTGTTAACGGTAAAAAAATCCGTGTAACCAGCGAAAGAGACCCGGCGAACCTGAAGTGGGATGAAGTGGGTGTAGACGTAGTTGCAGAAGCAACCGGGATCTTCCTGACTGACGAAACTGCACGTAAACACATCGCTGCGGGCGCCAAAAAAGTGGTTCTGACCGGTCCTTCTAAAGATGACACCCCAATGTTTGTTCGTGGTGCTAACTTTGACAAATATGCCGGCCAGGACATCGTATCTAACGCTTCCTGTACCACTAACTGCCTGGCACCACTGGCTAAAGTGATCAACGACAACTTCGGTATCGTTGAAGGTCTGATGACCACAGTTCACGCAACCACAGCAACTCAGAAAACTGTTGATGGCCCGTCTCACAAAGACTGGCGTGGTGGTCGTGGCGCTTCTCAGAACATCATCCCGTCTTCTACCGGTGCAGCTAAAGCTGTAGGTAAAGTTCTGCCAGAACTGAACGGTAAACTGACTGGTATGTCACTGCGCGTCCCTACTCCAAACGTTTCTGTTGTTGACCTGACTGTACGTCTGGAAAAATCTGCAACTTACGAGCAGATTAAAGATGCGATTAAAGCTGCCTCTCAGGGTCCTATGAAAGGTGTTCTGGGTTATACCGAAGACGACGTTGTTTCTACCGATTTTAACGGTGAGTCACTGACTTCTGTCTTTGATGCGAAAGCTGGTATCGCTCTGAACGACAAATTTGTGAAACTGGTTTCCTGGTATGACAACGAAACTGGTTACTCTCACAAAGTTCTGGATCTGATTGCACTGGTTGCAGCTAAATAA
- a CDS encoding D-hexose-6-phosphate mutarotase, translating to MQDSLYKLPVIRQITPYISQRQKDQLPLIVINHPKVHAVIALQGAHLISWQPKDEKPVIWLSSETLFQEGKALRGGIPVCWPWFGPAGKPAHGFARTLPWTLLAHDENEQGVILTFELKHSPQTLKLWPHEFSLIARFRMSSHCEIELEAHGEFESIAALHSYFQVEDIAGVSVSGLGQPFIDKVTDNPAGQQTTDQTYPDRTDRIFTAADDCNVITDRNGKRQLEVYHHHKSDVVTWNPGPELSCSMSDMANDGYKTMVCVETARISTPLISKADLPGRMGVTLRVSKHL from the coding sequence ATGCAGGACTCATTGTATAAACTGCCGGTCATCCGTCAGATAACCCCTTATATTTCTCAGCGTCAGAAAGATCAGCTACCGCTGATAGTTATTAATCATCCAAAGGTCCATGCTGTGATAGCCCTTCAGGGTGCACATCTTATTTCATGGCAACCCAAAGATGAGAAACCCGTCATCTGGCTAAGCAGTGAAACACTGTTCCAGGAAGGAAAAGCGTTACGGGGTGGCATTCCTGTCTGTTGGCCGTGGTTTGGTCCTGCCGGTAAGCCCGCGCATGGTTTTGCCCGTACTCTGCCATGGACACTTCTGGCTCACGACGAAAATGAACAAGGCGTCATTTTAACTTTTGAGCTTAAACATTCCCCACAAACCCTGAAACTGTGGCCACATGAGTTTTCATTAATTGCCCGTTTCAGGATGAGTAGTCACTGTGAAATAGAGCTGGAAGCTCATGGCGAATTTGAATCTATTGCAGCCCTGCACAGCTACTTCCAGGTAGAAGATATTGCCGGCGTTTCTGTCAGCGGCCTGGGTCAGCCATTTATCGATAAAGTGACGGATAACCCTGCGGGTCAGCAAACCACCGACCAGACTTATCCTGACCGGACGGACCGAATTTTTACTGCGGCAGACGATTGCAATGTGATTACTGACCGTAACGGTAAACGTCAGCTCGAAGTGTATCATCACCATAAAAGTGACGTTGTCACCTGGAACCCGGGCCCGGAACTCTCCTGCAGCATGTCGGATATGGCGAATGATGGCTATAAAACGATGGTTTGTGTTGAAACCGCACGTATTAGTACCCCGCTTATCAGTAAAGCTGATTTGCCAGGTCGTATGGGTGTGACTCTGCGGGTCTCAAAACATCTTTAA
- a CDS encoding MipA/OmpV family protein: MKKSLFCFSALVSACFSGQVLAENTPLTVGASVLYMQSPYHGDKDRYYPFPLLNYEGDHFFISGWQAGYYLWKDNSDQLSVIITSSGQEYRPKKNDFSDMRQLDKRHLTLMAGGMWRHTADWGVVKTSLVGDVLGESNGMIWTTDWHYPLTLGGFTLNPGVGLSWNSARETGYYYGVSQDESSRSGIASYHSGDSWNPYAEVSAVYPLTSRWQLGVGGRYQWFDNAVKDSPMVSKSGQVMVWSGVSYTF, encoded by the coding sequence TTGAAAAAATCACTTTTTTGCTTCAGCGCGCTGGTATCAGCGTGCTTCTCTGGTCAGGTTCTGGCTGAAAACACACCACTGACAGTCGGCGCTTCGGTGTTGTACATGCAATCCCCTTATCACGGTGATAAAGACCGTTATTACCCGTTCCCTTTGCTGAACTATGAAGGGGATCATTTCTTTATTTCTGGCTGGCAGGCTGGCTATTATCTGTGGAAAGACAACAGCGATCAGTTGTCTGTTATTATCACCAGTTCTGGTCAGGAATACCGCCCTAAGAAGAATGATTTCAGTGATATGCGCCAACTTGACAAACGCCACCTGACCCTGATGGCGGGGGGAATGTGGCGACATACCGCAGACTGGGGGGTAGTGAAAACCTCGCTGGTGGGCGATGTGCTTGGTGAAAGCAACGGTATGATCTGGACGACTGACTGGCACTATCCATTGACTCTGGGTGGTTTTACGCTGAATCCGGGTGTAGGGTTGAGCTGGAATAGTGCACGTGAAACCGGCTATTACTACGGGGTTTCACAGGATGAGTCCTCCCGCTCGGGTATTGCTTCGTATCATTCCGGCGATAGCTGGAATCCATATGCTGAAGTCAGTGCGGTCTATCCACTGACCAGCCGTTGGCAGCTAGGGGTAGGAGGCCGGTACCAGTGGTTTGACAACGCAGTCAAAGACAGCCCGATGGTATCTAAATCCGGACAGGTGATGGTCTGGAGTGGTGTCAGTTATACCTTCTGA
- a CDS encoding PrkA family serine protein kinase has translation MNIFDHYRQRYEAAKDEEFTLQEFLSICKQDRSAYANAAERLLTAIGKPVMVDTAQDPRLSRIFSNRVVSRYPAFEEFYGMEDAIEQIVSYLKHAAQGLEEKKQILYLLGPVGGGKSSLAERLKALIQRVPIYVLTANGERSPVNDHPLCLFNPQEDAAILEKEYAIPRRYLGTIMSPWAAKRLHEFGGDITRFKVVKVWPSILEQLAIAKTEPGDENNQDISALVGKVDIRKLEHFAQNDPDAYSYSGALCRANQGVMEFVEMFKAPIKVLHPLLTATQEGNYNGTEGISALPFNGMILAHSNESEWVQFRNNKNNEAFLDRVYIVKVPYCLRVSEEIRIYEKLLNNSELTSVPCAPGTLETLARFIILSRLKSPENSSIYSKMRVYDGESLKDTDPKAKSWQEYHDYAGVDEGMNGLSTRFAFKILSRVFNFDHTEVAANPVHLFYVLEQQIEREQFPQEQADKYLEFLKGYLIPKYAEFIGKEIQTAYLESYSEYGQNIFDRYVTYADFWIQDQEYRDPDTGQLFDRESLNAELEKIEKPAGISNPKDFRNEIVNFVLRARAQNGGRNPNWTSYEKLRTVIEKKMFSNTEELLPVISFNTKTSTDEQKKHDDFVDRMMEKGYTRKQVRLLCEWYLRVRKSS, from the coding sequence ATGAATATATTCGATCACTATCGCCAGCGCTATGAAGCGGCCAAAGACGAAGAGTTCACATTGCAGGAATTTCTTTCAATCTGTAAACAGGACCGCAGTGCCTATGCAAATGCCGCCGAACGACTGCTGACCGCTATCGGTAAGCCGGTTATGGTAGACACGGCCCAGGATCCGCGACTGTCACGTATTTTCTCGAACCGCGTGGTCTCCCGCTATCCTGCGTTCGAAGAGTTCTACGGTATGGAAGACGCTATCGAACAAATTGTCTCTTATCTGAAACATGCCGCTCAGGGGCTTGAAGAGAAGAAACAGATACTTTATCTGCTGGGTCCCGTGGGTGGCGGTAAATCCTCACTGGCCGAGCGGCTGAAAGCCCTGATTCAACGGGTACCCATTTATGTACTGACGGCTAATGGTGAACGCAGCCCGGTCAATGACCATCCGTTATGCCTGTTTAATCCCCAGGAAGATGCCGCTATTCTTGAAAAAGAGTATGCCATCCCTCGCCGTTATCTTGGCACTATTATGTCGCCATGGGCGGCCAAGCGACTGCATGAATTTGGCGGCGATATCACCCGTTTTAAAGTCGTAAAAGTCTGGCCATCCATCCTGGAACAGCTGGCTATCGCTAAGACCGAACCAGGTGATGAAAATAACCAGGACATTTCCGCCCTGGTAGGTAAAGTGGATATCCGCAAACTGGAACACTTTGCCCAGAACGATCCTGATGCTTACAGTTATTCAGGTGCTCTGTGCCGGGCTAACCAGGGTGTCATGGAGTTTGTTGAGATGTTCAAAGCTCCGATTAAAGTTCTCCATCCATTGCTGACCGCAACTCAGGAAGGAAACTATAACGGTACTGAAGGTATCTCTGCCCTGCCATTTAATGGGATGATCCTCGCCCACTCCAATGAATCAGAGTGGGTGCAATTCCGTAACAACAAGAATAATGAAGCATTCCTTGACCGTGTATATATCGTCAAGGTGCCTTATTGCCTGCGGGTCTCTGAAGAGATACGTATCTATGAAAAACTGTTAAACAACAGTGAGCTGACCAGTGTTCCTTGCGCACCCGGGACTCTGGAGACCCTGGCCCGGTTCATTATCCTGTCACGGCTGAAATCTCCGGAAAACTCCAGCATTTACTCAAAAATGCGGGTGTATGACGGTGAAAGCCTTAAAGATACTGACCCGAAAGCCAAATCCTGGCAGGAATATCACGATTATGCCGGGGTTGACGAAGGTATGAATGGTTTGTCTACCCGTTTTGCCTTCAAAATTTTGTCACGGGTATTTAACTTCGACCATACCGAAGTCGCAGCCAACCCTGTTCACCTGTTTTATGTGCTGGAACAGCAAATTGAGCGTGAGCAATTCCCTCAGGAACAGGCGGATAAGTATCTTGAGTTCCTGAAAGGCTATCTGATTCCTAAATACGCTGAATTTATTGGCAAGGAAATTCAGACCGCCTATCTGGAATCCTACTCTGAGTATGGTCAGAACATTTTCGACCGTTATGTGACTTATGCAGACTTCTGGATTCAGGATCAGGAATACCGTGATCCGGACACCGGTCAGTTATTTGACCGTGAGTCACTGAATGCTGAGCTGGAAAAAATTGAGAAACCAGCAGGCATCAGTAATCCTAAAGATTTCCGTAATGAGATTGTCAATTTCGTATTGCGTGCCCGGGCTCAGAATGGCGGCCGTAACCCGAACTGGACCAGTTACGAGAAATTGCGGACGGTGATTGAGAAGAAAATGTTCTCTAACACAGAGGAGCTGTTACCGGTTATCTCGTTCAACACCAAAACCTCAACCGATGAGCAGAAAAAACACGATGATTTTGTCGACCGGATGATGGAAAAAGGATATACCCGTAAACAGGTACGACTGCTTTGTGAATGGTATTTACGCGTACGTAAATCCTCATAA
- the msrB gene encoding peptide-methionine (R)-S-oxide reductase MsrB, with protein sequence MSSENKNENSAGSNLTEMQQYVTQQRGTEPPFSGALLHNKQEGVYHCLVCNAPLFYSDSKYDSGCGWPSFYEPVSDNAIRYIEDNSHGMHRTEIRCGNCDSHLGHVFPDGPQPTGERYCVNSASLNFTDPQGKVIPG encoded by the coding sequence ATGTCGTCAGAGAATAAAAACGAAAATTCTGCAGGTTCGAACCTGACAGAAATGCAACAGTACGTGACTCAACAACGTGGAACTGAACCTCCGTTCAGCGGGGCTCTGCTGCATAATAAACAGGAAGGGGTTTATCATTGCCTGGTTTGCAATGCTCCGCTGTTTTATTCTGACAGTAAATATGATTCAGGCTGCGGTTGGCCGAGTTTCTATGAACCCGTGTCTGACAATGCGATACGTTACATTGAAGACAATTCACATGGTATGCACCGGACTGAAATTCGTTGTGGTAACTGTGATTCACACCTCGGACATGTGTTTCCTGATGGCCCTCAGCCAACCGGAGAGCGTTATTGTGTGAACTCAGCATCGCTGAATTTTACCGATCCTCAGGGCAAAGTGATTCCGGGATAA
- a CDS encoding YoaK family small membrane protein, with translation MKIGYLFPVAIIVAGVVLLGWFIASGAWMPGQ, from the coding sequence ATGAAGATTGGTTATCTGTTTCCTGTCGCTATTATCGTCGCCGGTGTGGTGTTACTGGGTTGGTTTATCGCCAGCGGTGCCTGGATGCCAGGCCAGTAA
- a CDS encoding YeaC family protein gives MNNTLQALLAGMTPEVYQRLATASETGKWPDGVALTPEQREHTLQLVMLWQAQHNDNPDHMTISQQGDMVIKTKQQLRQEFGIDDDTVRLTLN, from the coding sequence ATGAATAATACTCTTCAGGCATTGCTGGCTGGTATGACTCCGGAAGTTTATCAACGGCTTGCCACAGCAAGTGAAACAGGAAAATGGCCGGATGGTGTGGCATTAACACCTGAACAGCGCGAGCATACTTTACAGCTTGTTATGCTCTGGCAGGCGCAACACAATGATAATCCGGATCATATGACTATCAGCCAGCAGGGCGATATGGTGATTAAAACCAAACAACAGCTGAGGCAGGAGTTTGGTATTGATGATGACACTGTCAGGCTGACTCTGAACTGA
- the ansA gene encoding asparaginase → MQKKNIYVAYTGGTIGMQRSAHGYVPVSGHLQQQVLNMPEFHRSEMPDFTIHEYQPLMDSSDMTPGDWQVIADDIQQNYERYDGFVILHGTDTMAFTASALSFMLENLGKPVIVTGSQIPLAELRSDGQQNLLNALFVAANYPINEVSLFFNNTLYRGNRTTKAHADGFNAFASPNLTPLLEAGIHIRRLNTPPAPASSGPLQVHTIEPQPIGVVTLYPGISAEVIRNFLRQPVKALILRSYGVGNAPQNPEFLNELQQASQRGIVVVNLTQCISGKVNMGGYATGNALENAGVISGYDLTVEATLTKLHYLLTAGYNPEEIRALMQKNLRGELTPD, encoded by the coding sequence ATGCAGAAAAAAAATATTTATGTCGCCTATACCGGCGGAACCATTGGTATGCAACGCTCAGCCCATGGCTATGTTCCAGTGTCCGGACATCTGCAACAACAGGTGCTGAACATGCCGGAATTCCACCGATCTGAAATGCCTGATTTTACTATCCATGAATATCAGCCATTAATGGATTCATCAGATATGACTCCGGGAGACTGGCAGGTCATTGCTGACGATATTCAACAGAATTATGAACGTTACGACGGTTTTGTGATTTTGCATGGTACAGACACCATGGCATTTACTGCCTCGGCCCTTTCATTCATGCTTGAGAATCTGGGTAAACCGGTCATTGTGACAGGGTCACAGATACCTCTGGCCGAACTGCGTTCCGATGGTCAGCAAAACCTGCTGAATGCACTGTTCGTGGCGGCTAATTATCCGATTAATGAGGTTTCGCTGTTTTTTAACAACACTCTGTATCGCGGTAACAGGACTACCAAGGCGCACGCGGATGGTTTTAATGCTTTTGCCTCACCTAACCTGACTCCGCTGCTGGAAGCCGGAATTCATATCCGCCGGTTAAACACTCCGCCAGCACCAGCGTCCAGCGGACCTTTGCAAGTCCATACGATTGAACCTCAACCGATCGGTGTAGTGACACTCTATCCGGGGATTTCGGCCGAAGTGATACGTAACTTCCTGCGCCAGCCGGTTAAAGCACTGATTCTTCGTTCTTACGGGGTTGGAAACGCACCGCAAAATCCTGAGTTTCTGAATGAATTACAACAGGCGTCCCAACGCGGTATCGTCGTGGTTAATCTGACCCAATGTATTTCGGGTAAGGTAAATATGGGGGGGTATGCAACAGGAAACGCACTGGAAAATGCCGGAGTCATCAGTGGCTATGATCTGACGGTTGAAGCAACGCTGACCAAACTGCACTACCTGCTCACTGCGGGTTACAATCCTGAAGAGATCAGGGCTCTGATGCAGAAAAACCTTCGGGGCGAATTAACTCCGGATTAA
- the sppA gene encoding signal peptide peptidase SppA: MRTLGRFIVRLFSVVWRVLNFIREFILNLFLLLLIVVGVGIWLQVSGGSSGSAKTLTGGALKIDLDGSIVDQPSAKNRLSKIGREIIGSRSETLQQNSVFDIVDAIRQAKDDDKITGIVLDLSNFAGGDQPSLRYIGKALQEFRDKGKPVYAYGDNFSQAQYYLASFANTIYLSPQGAVDIHGMATNSLYFKTLLDTLKVSSHVFRVGTYKSAVEPFLRDDMSPAAKDADSRWINQLWDNYLSTVAANRNITPQQVFPGADNLIAALKADDGNTATYALNSKLVDGLQSRAAVDQILIKKFGWDPQAKDYRNVSIYNYPVKDPHAGQQGNIAVIVANGAITDGEASAGNVGSDTTVSQIREARLNKDIKAIILRVNSPGGSVTASEAIREELMAAKTAGKPVVVSMGGLAASGGYWISTPGSYIIASPTTLTGSIGIFGVINTIENTLSTIGVHTDGVSTSPLADVSTTKALPDQVQQMMQISIENGYRNFLNLVAESRHKTPQQIDQIAQGHVWTGSDAKANGLVDQLGDFDDAVKKAAELAHISSPVLDWYQEQPSFFDQVLDQMSASVSAVLPVSVKALLPAPLVEVMSDIQKQPGLTGNTADPQNRYAYCMNCGVLN; the protein is encoded by the coding sequence ATGCGCACATTGGGGCGATTCATCGTCAGGCTGTTTTCAGTCGTCTGGCGGGTATTGAATTTTATCAGGGAGTTCATTCTCAACCTGTTTCTTTTATTACTGATTGTTGTTGGCGTCGGTATCTGGTTGCAGGTCAGCGGTGGTTCCTCCGGTTCAGCGAAGACCCTGACCGGCGGTGCTTTAAAAATTGACCTGGATGGCTCAATTGTTGATCAGCCTTCGGCCAAAAACCGTCTGAGCAAGATTGGTCGCGAAATCATTGGTAGTCGTAGTGAGACACTGCAGCAAAACTCTGTGTTTGATATTGTCGATGCCATTCGCCAGGCGAAAGATGATGATAAAATCACCGGAATCGTGCTGGATCTGAGTAATTTCGCCGGCGGCGATCAACCTTCATTACGCTATATTGGTAAAGCGTTGCAGGAATTTCGTGATAAGGGCAAACCAGTATATGCCTACGGTGATAATTTCAGTCAGGCTCAGTACTATCTGGCCAGTTTTGCCAATACCATCTATCTGTCACCGCAAGGTGCTGTCGATATTCACGGGATGGCAACCAACAGCCTCTATTTCAAAACCCTGCTTGATACGCTGAAAGTGTCTTCTCATGTGTTCCGTGTGGGGACGTATAAATCTGCGGTTGAACCTTTCCTGCGTGACGATATGTCTCCGGCTGCAAAAGATGCCGATAGTCGCTGGATTAATCAGCTATGGGACAATTACCTGTCTACTGTGGCCGCTAATCGTAATATTACTCCGCAACAGGTATTCCCGGGTGCAGATAATCTGATTGCTGCGCTGAAAGCTGATGATGGTAATACCGCCACCTACGCCCTGAACAGTAAACTGGTTGACGGTTTGCAGTCGCGGGCTGCGGTGGACCAGATCCTGATTAAGAAATTTGGCTGGGATCCTCAGGCTAAAGATTACCGTAATGTCAGTATTTATAATTATCCGGTTAAAGATCCTCATGCCGGACAACAAGGCAATATCGCTGTGATTGTTGCTAACGGGGCCATTACTGACGGAGAGGCCAGCGCAGGCAACGTCGGCAGTGACACTACTGTTTCACAGATTCGTGAAGCCCGCCTGAACAAGGATATTAAGGCGATTATCCTGCGGGTGAACAGCCCGGGCGGAAGTGTTACCGCTTCTGAAGCTATTCGCGAGGAGCTGATGGCCGCCAAAACTGCCGGTAAACCAGTGGTTGTTTCAATGGGCGGTCTCGCGGCTTCCGGTGGCTACTGGATTTCCACCCCGGGCAGTTACATCATCGCCAGCCCGACAACGCTGACTGGTTCTATCGGAATTTTCGGGGTAATTAACACCATAGAAAATACGCTAAGCACCATTGGTGTGCATACCGACGGTGTTTCCACATCGCCGCTGGCTGATGTCTCAACGACCAAAGCCTTGCCGGATCAGGTGCAGCAGATGATGCAAATCAGTATCGAGAATGGCTACCGCAACTTCCTGAACCTGGTGGCTGAATCCAGGCATAAAACCCCGCAGCAGATAGACCAGATTGCTCAGGGGCATGTATGGACCGGTAGTGATGCAAAAGCCAATGGTCTGGTGGATCAGTTAGGTGACTTTGACGACGCAGTTAAAAAAGCCGCAGAACTGGCACATATCAGCTCTCCGGTTCTCGACTGGTATCAGGAACAGCCATCTTTCTTTGACCAGGTATTGGACCAGATGAGCGCTTCGGTGAGTGCAGTATTACCGGTGAGTGTCAAAGCATTACTACCGGCACCTCTGGTTGAAGTGATGAGTGATATTCAGAAGCAACCCGGCCTGACCGGCAATACCGCTGATCCTCAGAACCGTTATGCATACTGCATGAATTGTGGAGTGTTAAACTAA